The Polyodon spathula isolate WHYD16114869_AA unplaced genomic scaffold, ASM1765450v1 scaffolds_1773, whole genome shotgun sequence genomic sequence GCACGCAAGGATCAAACACTTCTCATTGGGGGGAAAGTGTGACTGACATCAATCTGTTACTCAGGCACCACGCCGTTAATGGTGCCATAGAGCCTACTGCCTGTAATGTGGTTTCCTTTCCCGTGCAGTAAAACGCCATTCCTGTCATATCCGATATTAATGCTTCTCTGCGTCGCTCATTTGCTGCTATCCGAACATATGTGGCACATGcctgtgtttatttcaattaCCAGTGCTGTGATGTTTCAATGTCATTGATCCCAACATCAGTCTGCAGATCTGATCTTTTGTTGGGGTCACCACTTTTCCAGATTCACATAACCCCCTGCAAGTCACCCGCTatgcacgcccccccccccccccacctgctcTCCTGGGAGTTGGCTATTCTCCTCCGTCAATAAGCACTTAATTCAGCATGTGGCAATTCCAGCTTCTCCCATTGTCCTCCCGAGCGCGCCGATTGGCTGCTGAGTGTGAGAAACTCCAACAAGCCCGAGCCCCACACATTCGTATGGAGATTGGAGAGTATAAATAGGGGAGATGCTTGTAGCTAAAACCAGCAGATCTGACACTTCCAAGCTCCAGAGAAAGCGATACTAACAGCACCGTGACTCCAGCAATGGCACCTACAATCACTGCAGCTATGCGATACTCACAGGGACACCTGGCAATGACAAACAAGGTAAGTGGAGACTAAATGAGCatatgcgatttttttttttttatattttgtgtttttaaaacttcaattGTTATTCCTCACGACCAGGTTATTAATCGAATTTGTACCTTGTTCTTTTTCACAGTTGAGAAAACCGGTGGTTGAAAAGATGCGCAGAGATCGTATCAACAGCAGCATCGAGCAGCTCAAGACGTTACTGGGAAAAGAATTCGTGAAGCAGCAGCCCGATTCCAAACTGGAGAAAGCGGACATCCTGGAAATGACCGTCTGCTACCTGAGACAGAGCGCCTCCCCCCGGCCAGCGACGGGAAATGAAGGCTACTCCAGGTGTGTGCAAGAAATCGTGCGCTTCCTTTCCCGGGATGAAATGAAGACAGAAACCCAGAGAAAACTACTGAACCATTTCCAAGCTGCGCAGAATTCTCCAGTGCATCAGACCCCCGTCAAAGAGGCGACCCCGGTGAAGAGTGCCCTCTGGCGGCCCTGGTAGATCACAACGGACACTGTCACTTTGAACACTTTGACATACAGAATTCAACATGCCTGTCTATGATGGGCATATACAGTAATTCTCATTGTGTAGGGGGTGTTTCCCTTCCTCTTTTGCTTGTGCAGAAGATTTTAATGCTACTTTCATTGATTGAAAGGAACCACAATAGGTACCCAATGCTGGGGCAATATTGTGTACGCTAGTATTTGTTCATTCTTGTTATACAAGAAGTGTGTATGCAGCGATGACGCTGTTTAGTTCAAAGTCATTTCTGTTTATAGAAATATTATGATGAGTAAAACTCGGGTATTCCTGTCCTCTGTGAAGGCAGTATATCCTGAATAGAATCTTGTCTCACAAAAATTGTGCGTGCATAGCTAATGCTAACgatttttaaatggtttgaaagttatttttctctGCAGAGAAATTATTTGAAATAGTATGGGTATTCATGCCTGTTGTGAAGGCAATATATCTGTGATTGTAAATAATTACACAGGAAGTGTGTACGCATTGCTGAAACTGTTTGGTATTTCTTTATAAAGTAACAAAGAAATACTACaaacagtatttatataacgACCTGTTCTGAAGGTGGCATCTCTTTATTGTATCTTGTTACACAAGAAATCTGTATTATTGATGAAAAACTATTCCCAAAATATGAACTTGATCTTTCCTTGTAAAGAAATATTAAGATACTATCAATACAGttatacacgtgtgtgtgtctTCTGCGAAGGCAATATCCTCTTATTGTATCTTGTTAGACAAGACGTGTGTGTGCAttgctgaaaaacattattttaaatactgtataatgtgtatgtgtgccttTTATAAAGGCAGTATCTCAAAGAGTAGCTCACGCTGAGTGAATCTTATATGAAATATGTTGTGTTGAAGTTTTCTTCAAGGTGTGGTAGTGATTTTGTAAATCCGAGTGCAGAGTATCTGTAGAAATTGACTTTTTGAGTAGCCTGTATCAGGGCATTATCGATGCAGTGTATTGTGTATCCTCAGATCTCTCTGTTGAATCCAGCATTGAAATCTGTGAATGACATGTGCCTCATCTGTCAATCAAATAAAGCAATTGAACTATATTTCTTTACTGTGTGTCTCTTCTTGAATATATATCCTGCTGTGATTAGCAGTGAAGACAGTGAGGGAAAGGGCTGCCTGTTGGGTAACAGGTACTATCCTTGGTGCTGAACTTCTGTAAATCCATGCAAACCAGCTCATgctgtatattacacacacataccttgATATTCAGCTATATCTGacattaaacacttgtgtgcactCTCTGAAATCTGCATATCCATCTGTGGGTCCCTGCAAGACTGCAGTTTCCCACACTGGAGCAGAATCAATGCATTCAGAGGGAGAATAGGGAAATCTTTAATCAATACTTGTTAAATTGACAGCACAATGTGGGAGAACAATAGACCTCTTGCTGCTGAATAGGGGTGTGTGATATAAAGGGGAGTGCCTGAGGGCTGATGTGTCGGGATAAGGGACAGAGCTAAAACTGCATACAAAGGAATATTCTCTAGAACAGGATCAATATTAGAATACAGACAAACAGTAATATTGTAGCAGAGAATAATTTACAGATGAGTACATTATATATAGTAGATCCCTAGCCTTTAATGTTTTGGCCAATTTCCTCAGCATCTGTCTctcaaacacagtactgtaccctGCCATTCATTTATAAAAACTATGTAATATGCAGAGCAATACATAATGTGATTGCAATGTTACAGTACTGATATTAAGATGCATGGCTTGTAGTATACAGGTAGGCTTATGCACCTGTTACTGGGTCCAGACACATACATTCAGAAAGCATCATCTTAAATAAGTGTCATTGTACTTGTACTCTTCCCAGAGAGAGTGATGATAGAGCGCGCTGACATCTCTGTTTGTTTATCAGTTACAAAGGTAAAGCTACAAGAGAAAACTAACACCTTGCAACCGCTT encodes the following:
- the LOC121310171 gene encoding transcription factor HES-5-like, which codes for MAPTITAAMRYSQGHLAMTNKLRKPVVEKMRRDRINSSIEQLKTLLGKEFVKQQPDSKLEKADILEMTVCYLRQSASPRPATGNEGYSRCVQEIVRFLSRDEMKTETQRKLLNHFQAAQNSPVHQTPVKEATPVKSALWRPW